AATACTTGTAAATCCTGTCGGAGGCATCGATCGTCGAACCCGCTTAATGTGAACCTGCATATTCTCCTTCGATGCACAATGGCGCACATAGACTGAATACTGCATCATTGTGAAACCATCTTTTTCCAACGCCTTGCGAAATTGCGCCGCATGACGTCGTTCCGTTTTTGTATTGGTTGGCAAATCAAAAAAGACAAACAACCACATGATTCGATAAGCATTCAAGCGTACTTCTGACATTCGACTACTCCAATAAAGGATATGCAATCTTTTTTTGGGTTCCAGCAAAGCATTTGGCCAGGGAAGAGGCTGAAAACATAAGTCCTACTTCGAGAGGTCGCACAACCTTGTCGAAACGAGTATCGACAAACAGGAGCCGCAACAGTTCGCCTTTCACCTTTTTGGTCAGTTGTGTATTCCCGTTTCTGTAAAGTTGGTAGACCAATTCGTCGACATACGGTCGATAGGGTTCCATTACGTCATCGGCCAGCGGAAAGGAGTTGTAACGATTCCGATGGAAGATCCCGAATGCTGGGAACAGTCCGGAGCCCATGATCGCACGGGCCACGGCGGCTCGCAGGATCGTATAGCCGTAATTGAGCAGGTTGTTGGGCGGCGAACCTTCGCGGGAACGGT
This Alistipes shahii WAL 8301 DNA region includes the following protein-coding sequences:
- the cas2 gene encoding CRISPR-associated endonuclease Cas2, coding for MSEVRLNAYRIMWLFVFFDLPTNTKTERRHAAQFRKALEKDGFTMMQYSVYVRHCASKENMQVHIKRVRRSMPPTGFTSILAVTDKQYGDILNFWGKSERAKPEIPQQLEFF